DNA from Acidobacteriota bacterium:
TACTTGGACTCAACTTGGCTGCTCAACCCGCCGCCTTCACCATCGCGGTCAACCGCTTTCGGTCGTCCATAACTGGCATTATAGGCTTAAGTTCCAGATTGATGTGGAGGTGATGCTTTGCCCGTGGAATTAGTGAAGTGCAGACTAATTCCTTACGCCATCGAGGCCCGTACTTCCTTGAAGCACTGGACAGCGAATTCCAGGTCTTCGCGGGTATGCGCGGCGGAAATCTGCACGCGGATGCGCGCTTTGCCCTGAGGCACCACAGGATACGAGAAGCCGATCACGTAGACGCCCTTCTGGAGCAGCGCGTCGGCTATCTGTGTTGCTTTGGCGGCGTCGCCGATCATGATGGGCACAATCGGGTGCTCTCCCGGCAGGATGGAAAACCCCAGTGCCGTCATCTGCTGGCGGAAGAAGCGCGTGTTCTCCATCAATCGCTCGCGCAGCTCTCCTGATTCCTGCAGCAGGTCCAGCACTTTGAGCGATGCAGCAACAATCGATGGCGTGACGGAATTGGAAAACAGGTACGGCCTCGAGCGCTGTCTCAGCAGGTCAATAATTTCCCTGCGTCCCGTGGTGTAGCCGCCACTCGCGCCACCCAGGGCTTTGCCCAGCGTTCCCGTAATGATGTCTATCCGGCCCTCCACGCCGCAATGTTCCGGAGTTCCTCGCCCGTGCTTGCCCATGAATCCCACGGCGTGCGAATCATCCACCATCACCAGCGCGCCGTATTTTTCCGCCAGATCGCAGATCTCGCTGAGTTTCGCCACGTAACCGTCCATGGAGAAGACACCGTCAGTCGCCACCAGCGCGTACCGTGCCTCCGCCTTCGCCTGTTTCAATTTCTCTTCCAGGTCGCTCATGTCGCCGTTACGATAGCGATACCGCTCTGCTTTACACAACCGGATGCCGTCGATGATGCTGGCATGATTTAGTTCGTCGGAAATAACGGCGTCTTCGGCATCCAGCAGCGTTTCAAACAGTCCGCCGTTGGCGTCAAAGCATGAACTGTAAAGAATGGTGTCATCGGTCCCAAGAAACCGGCTCAGCGCCTCTTCCAGTTGCTGGTGGATTGTTTGCTTGCCGCAAATAAAACGGACCGACGAGAGGCCGTAGCCCCAGCGGTCGAGAGCCTCCTTCGCCGCCTGCACAATGGCCGGATGGTTCGCCAGACCCAGGTAATTGTTGGCGCACATGATCAGCACGTTTTTGTTGCCCTGCAATTCCACTCGCGTCTGCTGCGGGGACGTCAGCGTTCTCTCATTCTTGTACAGACCGGCCTGCCGGATTTCGTCCAGACGTGTTGTGAGTTGGTCGCGAATCCTTCCGTACAATTTATGTCCTCCAATCCAGAATAACCTTCCCGCAATTGCCAGTCCGCATGGCCTCAAAACCTTTTTCGTATTCCTGCCACTTGAGACGGTGCGTAATGACGGGCTTGATGTCCAGGCCCGATTCCAGCATCACAGTCATTTTGTACCATGTCTCGTACATCTCGCGGCCGTAGATGCCCCTGATGGTCAGCATGTTGAAGATCACCTCGTTCCAGTTGATAGACGTCTCCTGGTTGGGTATGCCGAGCATGGCGATCTTGCCTCCGTGGCTCATGTTGCTGAGCATGCTGCGAAAGGCCGCCGGATTGCCGGACATTTCAAGCCCAACGTCAAATCCTTCCTGCATACCCAGCTCTTTCTGCACTTGACTGAGGGGCGTCTCCCTGGGATCGACGGCTCGGGTCACACCCATCTTTTCCGCCAGCTTCAGACGCTCCGAAATCAGGTCTGAGATCACCACAAAGCGCGCTCCGGCATGGCGCGCCACTGCCGCCGCCATCAACCCGATGGGACCTGCGCCTGTGATCAATACGTCCTCACCGAGCACAGGGAATTGCAGCGCCGTGTGGACCGCGTTGCCGAAGGGATCAAAAATCGAGGCGATTTCCAGCGGAACAATGGGATTGTGCCGCCAGATGTTGGCCATCGGCAGTGAAATATATTCGGCAAAGGCGCCAGGCCGGCCGACCCCAACGCCCTTGGAATGCGCGCACAGGTGTCGGCGACCAGCCAGGCAGTTCCGGCAGCGCCCGCAAACCACGTGGCCCTCGCCGCTCACGGTCATTCCGGGCTCAAAGTCGGTGACGTTCGATCCCACCTCCGCAATCTCGCCGACAAATTCGTGACCTATCACGAGCGGCACGGGAATCGCCTTTTTGGCCCAGTCGTCCCATTCATAAATATGCAGATCGGTGCCGCAGATGCCGGTCAATTGCACGCGGATCAGGACGTCGTTAATCCCAATCACCGGTTTGGGAACATCTTCAACCCAAAGGCCTTTATCTGCCCGGCTCTTTACCAGTGCTTTCATCAGTATCTCTCCGGAATTTCGGTTCGCGCGGACCTTATGGGTGCGGCCTGCGGGTCTCTCTTTAATGGCAGAATGATAAGCTCTGATTATCTCACGAAAAGCGCGGAAAGCTTTTCAGCGCGACCAATATTTGCGGGGAAGGGCTCTGGTTTTTTTCGCCTTGCGTGGCAATGGGAGCAGGAGTTTGCTTGTAACATAATGCGCCAGTCGGGGGCTTTGGGTTTATGAGCGGCGCGGAAGATGAAAGGCCGCGTACTTGTTGCCCGCTAACTGTGATAGTCCTGGAGAAAGCATCTGTTCAAAGTGTAAAATGGAATTAAAGGCAGTCAATAAACCTTGAGATGAGTCATGGCTTCCCTCGCCTTAGTTCGGCTTCTACTCTCAGCGCTTAGCAGCTTCGAGACTGGCTTGCCCGTGCTGCCTCTAGTCGGTGCGAGCATGGCAAAAGCAGGCGGTCCGGCCTGGGCGGTTTCAAACGCTGCGGCGCTTCCTTGGACTGCTTTGGCTGGCATCGACAGCGCGTATCGGCAGCCGGCTGAAGGCAGATCGACCCCAAGGGAGAGAATTGCCCGGCCAGGGCCTTCCCCATCGGCAAAGTTGCAGCTCCGGGCAGAGGGTCTCGGAAGGCCTGAAGTTCTGAGATCCGAAGACCCGGATCCCCTTTTTTGCCATTGCAGGACTAGGCGTGTCAACACGCGAAATGTCCAGGTCTTTGGCAACGTCCAGATGTAATTTGCACCATTAAGAAACAAGGACTTCGACGCGATGCATACCTCGATGGTGGACGATCACGGCCTTGCGGACGTTGTTTTGGAAATCGGCTACACCTTTGCATGGGACTACCCCTTCAAGCTGAAATATCAAAATGTGGGCTTGCTTCTTCTTGCCGGCAATGGGTCATCCACCTTTTCGATACCTGCGGGCGGGTTCTGCGTACGCCCAAAAAGCTGCATCAAAGAAACAAGTGCGACCGTTTGAATCAAATGAAAGAGAGGGTGTATTCATGACTAAAGATCGAACAAATGAAAAGCATTCATCGAATGAGACAAGCGCAGGATCCCGGCCTACGGGTCATCCAGTTCCAGGCCTCGTCGGACCTTTGCTCAAATTTGACTTGGCGTCCGAAACTGAGCAATTGCAGAAGGAGGACGCCTATACCGCCACCCTGCGGAACGCGAAGACGCTGGTGAAATATCCGGATCTCCGTATCGTCTTAATTGCGATAAAGGCAGAGACGCATATCGAGGGGCACAAGGCGCCCGGGACTATTTCGATTCAGGCTCTCACCGGTAGGCTCCGCCTGTGTCTGCCTGATCAGGAAGTGGAAATTGCAGCTGGGTCCCTTATAACGCTCGAACGTGCACTACCACACGATGTGAAGGCCCTTCAAGATAGTTCCTTCCTGCTCACAATTTCGGGGTCGGGAGGCGCATAGAAGATCAAACGGGCGTACTCAGGCTGATCATTGGAGGTGGACCTTGGACGAGAGCAGAAGATCCGGGCGATTCGAAAAACTCATAGCATCGCCGGCAAAACTGGTTGAATTGGTTGATTACCAGGAAGGCTCAGTCGTGAGCAGGACCCTGATCGATAAGAAATCAGGAACGGTCACCCTGTTCGCGTTCGACGAAACGCAAGGCTTGAGCGAACACACCGCGCCATACGATGCAACGGTTTGTCTACTGGAAGGTAGCGCAGAGATTCTCATATCGGGCAGGCCTCATAATGTGCAGGAAGGTGAAGTCATCATTCTGCCGGCGAATGAGCCTCATGCACTAAAAGCCCTCAAGAGATTCAAGATGCTCTTGATCATGATCCGATCTTGAAAGGAATAAGCGCCATGCAAAGACAACGAGTGATTACATATCTGGCCAGTTTGGCTGCCCTGTTCGCAGTCGGGCTCTTCTTGCCGGTCAAACTATCTGCTCACTGCGATGGAATGGATGGCCCGGTGGTGATGGCAGCCCAGCGAGCGCTTGAGAGGGGTGACGTCAACACAATCCTGATATGGGTCCAGAAGAAGGACGAAGGTGAGGTACGCCAGGCGTTCGAGAAGACCCTGGCTGTGCGCAAACTAGGCCCGGAGGCCAAGAGTCTTGCGGACATGTATTTCTTTGAGACGGTGGTACGCCTTCATCGTGCTGGAGAAGGTGCTCCTTACACTGGTTTGAAACCGGCGGGACGTGATTTGGGCCCGGCCATTCCGGCTGCCGACAAGGCGCTCGAAAGTGGTTCCGTCGAGCAACTGGTTAAACTGCTGACGCACTCACAGCAAGAAGGTATCCGCAACCATTTCAAAGACACGCTCGCCAAAAGGGATTTCGACAAAGGCGATGTTGAGGCGGGGCGCACATACGTGAAAGCCTACGTCGAGTTCGTTCATTACGTCGAGCGACTCTATGAATCGGCCAATGGTCCGGTGCATGGCCACTATGCAGAGTCTGAGGAAGCAGACATGCGCTAGGCCGGACGGTGAGGCGTGCGGTGGCGCAACATGCTGCCGCGAGGGAGTGTTTTTTTCGCAGCGTACTCTCCATCTGAGACAACAGGCGGCACGGAAGTCGATTTCGTGCTGGCCGGATCAGCCACGCTGGGCTCACCTTACCGCTGTGCCGCGAGGGTCTGACTGGCTACAATCTGGTTGAGATTCTCAAGTTCTTCTCTTGAGAGCGTAACGTTGCCTGCTGCGGCGTTTTCTCGGGCCTGCTGGGCGTTGCGGGCTCCCACCAGCGCGTGCGTCAGGCCCGGCTGAACGACGGTCCAGGCAATCACGAGTTGCGCGAGTGTCAGGTCGTGTCTTTCCGCAATAGGTCGCATTCGCTCCAGCATGGCCAGAACCTGCTTCCTCGACTCCTCGCTGAACCTCGGGTTGTTGTGCCGAATGTCATCTGCCGGAAACTGCCGCCCTGGCGCCACTTTGCCGGTTAGCAGTCCGTATGCCAACGGTGAATAGGCCAGCACGGCAATATTGTTCTTCAGTGCATAGGGCAGATAACCGGTCTCGATCCCGCGGTCCAGCATGCTGTATTTTTCCTGCCCCGAGTCCACCGGACCAAGACGCCGGTATTTCTCGATCTGCTCTACCGTGGCGTTTGATACACCGATGGCACGGATTTTTCCTTCGCGCTTAAGATCCAGCAGCGTCGCCATGGTCTCTTCAATAGGAGTGGTCTGGTCCTGCCAGTGGGTCTGGTAGAGATCGATGTGGCCGGTGTTGAGCCGCTTCAGGCTCTGCTCCACTTCATAGCGGATCGACTCCGGCCCAAGATAGCGGTGCATTGTCCTCCCGTTCTGGCTGATAAAGGGTGTGCCCTTGTCGGTATGCCACACGATTCCGCACTTGGTCGCGACCACCACCTGTTGCCGGCGGTCCCCAATCGCCTTTCCCACGATGGTCTCTGAGAGCCCCATGCCGTAGGCGGGCGCGGTATCTATAAAGTTGATGCCGGCGTCGATCGATGCCTGGATGGCTTCCACCGATTTGCGCTCATCTGTGCCGCCCCACATCCATCCGCCGATAGCCCAGGCTCCCAAGCCCACTACGGACGCTTCAATTCCCGACTCTCCCAACGGACGAAACTCCATTCCATCCTCCACAGAAAGTTTCTTTGTTGCGTGGCCCTGAGAGCCCGCAAACTCAGCACCCGGCAAATATTGCCCGACGCTCTTATTCAATGCCGAGCTGGTTATTTTGATCCAGAAGATAATCAGGCCGCAAGGCCCATCGTGGAAAGTAGTTGCAGCGAAAGGAAAAATTTCCAGCTCTGTGATTTTCATCGTTAGTCTGTCTCACGGGCTGCACCCCGGGAAAGCGGGCATTGCGCTACAAGACTCAGATGAGCCAATTGCACAGGTATGCCGTAGCCGCCACAAGCGCACCCGCAACCGCATCAATTGAGTAGTGGTAGCGGCCCCGGATGGCTCCCAGCGTGATTCCAACGGCGATGATAAGGTAACACGCCCCGGCTATTGGCAGGGGTCGCATGAGGGCCAGGCTTGACGCTACCGCGCCCGCCACATGCCCGCTCGGAAAGGTGTTCACCTTGATGCTGGCATGGGCGTGGATCCAGAGATTGAAGCGGCGCAGCAACGAAGCCCCATGCGCCGGCCGCGAATCCTGGGAATCAACTGAAGTGATGAGGTTTCATGCCACCGCAACCGGGTGGTGCAGGTTGGGACGCGTAGCGGCGATCGGAGTTACCCGGCGGGGCGGGGGAATTGCCTGAATCTAGCGGTTGGCGCAGACAGTTGCTTTGTACGGGCTGCGATCCCGCGAAGAGAGCGGTTCTTAATCCCCGCGCACGCCAGACTCTTCGGGCAGCCGCAATCCTTCCAGTGCGCCGTCCGTTGCCGCCAGCGGAGCGGGCATCATGCGCATCCTTAATCGCATATGTTTCTCGCGATGGAAGCGGTTGTAAGCGCTCACGGCGGCCTTGATCATCACCTTGGTCACCGTCCCGTTTTGCTTTCTTCGCACGCTATCGGCTGCCATCCCGTAGCCCGCGTAAGCCCGCTTGAACAGCAGGCAGACCAGGAGATATGTCAGCCGCGCCGGCACGGACCATCCTCTGGCGGATCCGCACCGGCTCCGTTTGAAACTCTCGCCCAGCGAGTAAAAACTGTCCCAGCACTTCTTATTTTCGGTGTGCAACTCATTCTTGGTCATGTTCGGATGCTTGATGATGTCCACCGGCCTCAGAGCTTTCAGCCAGTAGTCGTCATAGAGGAGTTGAGTTTGATGTTTGGGATGGAAGCCCGGATTTGCAAGATTCCTCCGGTCGCCCATCATTTCGTAAAAATCTTTGGTGCCGGGGTAGGGGTTGAAAACCGTAAACTGCGCAAACAAGGTACCGGACTCTGTCGCAAAATCCCTCATGGTCCGGATGGTCTGGATCGTGTCGGATTCAAGGCCGCAGATGATCGAGCTCAAAACGAAGATGCCACTGTCCTGGATTTTCTGGATAGACTGGACCATTCTCTCACCGACCGGATTCCACAGCTTCCCGGCGCTCCGCAATCCTTCTTCTGAAAACGACTCCACACCGATCAGCGCCACTCTGATGCGCATCTTCTGGTACATCGCCCGCAAGTATTCTTCATCGGTTGTTGCCTCGGTCGTCATCTGGGCAAAGGCGTACATGTCTTTCGGCACAGAGCGGTCGTATTCGTCAAAAAACTCCAGGCGTTCTTCGCGGAGTTTTTCAAATTCCCGCTTCTTGTTTGCGCCGGGCTCCCGAGCGATCCTTCCCAGCGTCGCCGGATTGAAATTATCGTCCGCAAACACGATGTACCGAAAGCCCAGATCGTGGAGCTCGTTCACTTCCTCGATGACTTTAGAGCCCAGACGCTGGCGCGGCCGCCGCCCTTCCGTTACCCAGACGGAACAGAAGCTGCAGTTTTCCGGGCAGCCGGCGACAGTTTGAACGGAAGGGAAAACGTATTTGGTGGGGTCAAGAAGGTCCCATCTTGCTTTGCGCATCTCCTCCCCGGCGATTCGCCCGCCTGCATATTGCTGTTTCAAACGCTTTTGAAGCGCGTCCTGGACGGCTTGCGCCCACACCGCTTCTCCGCTGCCGGTCACCACGGCGTCGGCGCCCATCTGCAAGGGTTCCTGGGGGAAAATCGTGGCATGAATTCCTCCCATAATCACGGTTGCGCCCCGCGCCTTCGCTTCTCTTAATACCCTATACCCGGGAATGCAGTTGCCTGTGGTGATGCCAATCCCGACGATATCTCCGGGGCCGACGATCCCGGGATTGAACTTCTCGATGGATTCATCCACCAGAATCGGATTGCCCACCAGTTCAAGGGGTGTGGCCTGAGCAATTACAAAAAGCCACCGCGGCGTAATAAAGCTGTAGCCCACGGTGGACATGGAAGGGTTAACCAGAATAACTTTTGCCAAAGGGACTCCTTATGACTCCGGGATGATCGTGCCCGAGATTTCGATCGAGGTTTGCAGCGATGAGGGATAGTCGTCGCCCCGCCGGAGAGTCTACACCCAATTACCAGCCCCTTGCATATAAAACTTCACCAGCGTGCCGTCCCGACCATTGCATAAACCAGCCTGGCCGCACAGATCTGAGCACCTGCAGCACATTGCTCCGCGGCTCTTTCGCGGGCGGCCAGCGCGGATCCTCAGTTCTTGAATGTTATTCGCCGTGCTGGCGCAGATGGCTGCCTTGCAGCCTCTGCGACCTCACGGGGCGAGGGAGTTTTTACCTCTGGTTGAGCCAACGCCTGCAGGAACTCGCCGTACACAGAAATCCGGGGTCTGTGCCAGCCGGGCCTTTTCCGGCCACATGGGTCGAGCTTGGGCGGCCTGCATCTATCTTTTTGCCGTAAAATGTTCTTGCCCCAGCCTGATGTCTTAGGTTATAGTGCATACACGATGGTCAGTTCGAATTTTGCCTACGCGTTTAGCTTTAGCTACTGGTATTGGGGCTTTTTTGCCTCGATCCGTTAGAGTGGCGTTGGCCTGACCAGGAAAAACGAGTTTCAAGAAAAGCCAGCCCACTCAGAGTGAGTGGGCTTTTTTGTTGTCGAGGAGAGAGGACCCATGATCATTTCCATGCGGCCGCATGCCACCAAAGAAGAGATTGACTACGTTTGCGAGCGGATACGTGAATTCGGATATAAGGTGCATTCCATCGAGGGTGAAGAAAGGGTGGTGATTGGCGTGATTGGCGTAGGTGACGTTACGGCTTGCCTGGAATCACTGGAGGCGACTCCCGGAGTTGAGCGGGCAGTGCGGATTTCAGCACCCTACAAGTTCGTCAGTAAGGAATTCAAGCAAGAGCGTTCACGGATTCGAGTGAATGGTTCAGAAATCGGCGGCGACGAATTTGTAGTGATGGCCGGACCCTGTTCAGTGGAAAGCGAGAAGCAGATCCTCGAAACTGCCGAGGCCGTTGCGGCCGCCGGGGCTAAAGTGCTGCGTGGAGGCGCCTTTAAGCCGCGGACCTCGCCATATGACTTCCAGGGCCTGGCGCTCGAAGGACTCAAGCTGCTGGCTAAAGCGCGCGAAGCCACGGGCTTAGCCATTGTGACGGAAGTGATGAGCGAGGGCGACGTTGATGCAGTGGCGGAGTATGCCGATGTGATGCAGGTGGGTGCGCGCAACATGCAGAACTTCTCACTGCTGAAGGCGCTGGGCAAATGTACGCGGCCGGTGTTGCTGAAGCGCGGCATGAGCTCAACCATCAAGGAGCTGCTGATGTCGGCCGAATATATCACGGCACATGGCAATTCCAACGTGATTCTCTGCGAGCGCGGCATCCGTACTTTTGAGACGGCCACACGCAACACCTGCGACATTGCGGCCGTGCCGGTACTCAGGGAATTGACACACCTGCCGGTGATCCTTGATCCCAGCCACGCCACTGGCAAGCGGAGCCTGGTGCCCGCTCTCTCACGGGCAGCCGTTGCCATTGGGGCGGACGGCCTAATCGTTGAGGTTCACCCCCGACCTGAAAAGGCCATGAGCGACGGGGCCCAATCCCTTAGGACTGAACAGTTTGCCACTATGATGCAGGATCTGGAGCCTTATATCCGGCTCTGGAAGGAGGATCGCGTTTCAGCCGCCGCTGCTGCTACCGTCTAGCTGAGGGTGAGAAGTATACAACCCGGCCATGGCCAGCAGGCATCGTAGCGGAGGCGTAGTGCTGTCGAACAACAGGCAGTAGCTGAATCTTCAGGGTACCGCAGGCCTCAAGGCTACACTGGAAGCACGGCAGAAAGATCAACATAACTCCATGTGGCGAAGAGTACTGGCAGGACCTCTGAAACGGGCCTCGAAGTTCGGTGCGGTTTATCTGCTCTACCTGTCCATCATTTGGCTATTTGATTACGTCTACTTTCCCTGGCTTACCATCAGATTTCGCTATCTCGTTTTCTTTCCTTTGTTTCCCTCAATCTTTTTGGCTTCCTGGGGAGGTTACTACCTTTACCGGCACTTCCAGGAGGACGTGTTTTTTGCCGACAAGATCTATCACTGGCTGGAGCGCCCGGGGACGGGCGGCCTGCGGGGAAAGATTCGATCGGTGGTCCTGAACCGGCCAGCTTGTGTGTTCGCGGCTGTCTCGACATGGTGGAGCCCGCTTCACGCGTATGTTTTTCTCAATAGAGATCAGGAATTCAGGCTGTTTTCGTTCCTCAAGTTGCTCGCCATTGGTTCCCTATTCTGCGCTCTTTTTTGGGGCTTCGTCGGAGACTCTTTAATCTTTTCGTACAGTTTACTAAAGGCAATCCTGCGTTGATGTTCGCAAGGCATTACTTTTGAGGTGGAATCATGAATGTTTTTCTTACGGGATCGACGGGCTTTCTGGCGGGAGAGTTAGCAGTTCTCCTTTCCAAGAAGTCGCAGATCCGGCGGCTTTATTGCCTGATCAGGGCAAACGACGCCCAGAAGGCCTGGAGCCGGCTGCAACAGGTTTTTCAATTCCACGGAGATGCATTTGACAGAACCAGAATCATTCCGGTTGTCGGTGATCTTGCGGACGGCTCGCTTGCGGAAAAGCTTTGCCGTCTGAAAGATCTGGGTGAGGTTGACACGGTGATTCATGCGGCGGCCGACACTTCCTTCGCGCCATCTTCCACCGAGAGTGTGGAAAGGATAAATATTGGCGGCACGCAGCAGATACTCACCTGGGCTCAGTCCCTGCCGAACCTGGATACCTTCCTCTATGTGGGAACGGCCAGCATCTGTGGAACCAGCCTGACGCATTGCAATATCCTTGAAGACCAGTCGCCGAGCACAGGTGCTGCCCACCTAGTGCGGTACTGCTACACCAAGATGATCGGAGAGATGAACGCCAAGCACGCCATCCCCCGTGAAAAGTTGCTTGTGGTCCGGCCATCCATCATCATGGGCGACACACGTGACTGGACGCCGCGTTCCTACGTCATCATGTGGGCGCTGGCAGCGGTCAACGCGATTCGCCTGATTCCCTCCAATCCTGAAGCGCATCTCGACATCATTCCAGTGGATTATACTGCGGATGCAATTGTGGAATTGCTCTTTGCCAAACGGAAGTGGACCACCTATCACATTTCTGCCGGTAAAGGGTCTTCCTCAACCCTGGAGGCAATCCTGCGCGCCGCCGACGACTCATTGGACGACCGTCCTCCCTTCAAGTTCGTCCGGCATGAACTGCTTCAACAGATGAAGAAGTGGCCCAGGAAGCTCCTGCCTCAAAGCGAGCTTCAACGGCCGGAATTCAGCAAATATCTTTCTTATTGGAATACCGCTTTCAACGGTAACGGCAA
Protein-coding regions in this window:
- a CDS encoding L-threonine 3-dehydrogenase gives rise to the protein MKALVKSRADKGLWVEDVPKPVIGINDVLIRVQLTGICGTDLHIYEWDDWAKKAIPVPLVIGHEFVGEIAEVGSNVTDFEPGMTVSGEGHVVCGRCRNCLAGRRHLCAHSKGVGVGRPGAFAEYISLPMANIWRHNPIVPLEIASIFDPFGNAVHTALQFPVLGEDVLITGAGPIGLMAAAVARHAGARFVVISDLISERLKLAEKMGVTRAVDPRETPLSQVQKELGMQEGFDVGLEMSGNPAAFRSMLSNMSHGGKIAMLGIPNQETSINWNEVIFNMLTIRGIYGREMYETWYKMTVMLESGLDIKPVITHRLKWQEYEKGFEAMRTGNCGKVILDWRT
- the aroF gene encoding 3-deoxy-7-phosphoheptulonate synthase, which gives rise to MIISMRPHATKEEIDYVCERIREFGYKVHSIEGEERVVIGVIGVGDVTACLESLEATPGVERAVRISAPYKFVSKEFKQERSRIRVNGSEIGGDEFVVMAGPCSVESEKQILETAEAVAAAGAKVLRGGAFKPRTSPYDFQGLALEGLKLLAKAREATGLAIVTEVMSEGDVDAVAEYADVMQVGARNMQNFSLLKALGKCTRPVLLKRGMSSTIKELLMSAEYITAHGNSNVILCERGIRTFETATRNTCDIAAVPVLRELTHLPVILDPSHATGKRSLVPALSRAAVAIGADGLIVEVHPRPEKAMSDGAQSLRTEQFATMMQDLEPYIRLWKEDRVSAAAAATV
- a CDS encoding aldo/keto reductase produces the protein MEFRPLGESGIEASVVGLGAWAIGGWMWGGTDERKSVEAIQASIDAGINFIDTAPAYGMGLSETIVGKAIGDRRQQVVVATKCGIVWHTDKGTPFISQNGRTMHRYLGPESIRYEVEQSLKRLNTGHIDLYQTHWQDQTTPIEETMATLLDLKREGKIRAIGVSNATVEQIEKYRRLGPVDSGQEKYSMLDRGIETGYLPYALKNNIAVLAYSPLAYGLLTGKVAPGRQFPADDIRHNNPRFSEESRKQVLAMLERMRPIAERHDLTLAQLVIAWTVVQPGLTHALVGARNAQQARENAAAGNVTLSREELENLNQIVASQTLAAQR
- a CDS encoding B12-binding domain-containing radical SAM protein; translation: MAKVILVNPSMSTVGYSFITPRWLFVIAQATPLELVGNPILVDESIEKFNPGIVGPGDIVGIGITTGNCIPGYRVLREAKARGATVIMGGIHATIFPQEPLQMGADAVVTGSGEAVWAQAVQDALQKRLKQQYAGGRIAGEEMRKARWDLLDPTKYVFPSVQTVAGCPENCSFCSVWVTEGRRPRQRLGSKVIEEVNELHDLGFRYIVFADDNFNPATLGRIAREPGANKKREFEKLREERLEFFDEYDRSVPKDMYAFAQMTTEATTDEEYLRAMYQKMRIRVALIGVESFSEEGLRSAGKLWNPVGERMVQSIQKIQDSGIFVLSSIICGLESDTIQTIRTMRDFATESGTLFAQFTVFNPYPGTKDFYEMMGDRRNLANPGFHPKHQTQLLYDDYWLKALRPVDIIKHPNMTKNELHTENKKCWDSFYSLGESFKRSRCGSARGWSVPARLTYLLVCLLFKRAYAGYGMAADSVRRKQNGTVTKVMIKAAVSAYNRFHREKHMRLRMRMMPAPLAATDGALEGLRLPEESGVRGD
- a CDS encoding glycine C-acetyltransferase, translating into MYGRIRDQLTTRLDEIRQAGLYKNERTLTSPQQTRVELQGNKNVLIMCANNYLGLANHPAIVQAAKEALDRWGYGLSSVRFICGKQTIHQQLEEALSRFLGTDDTILYSSCFDANGGLFETLLDAEDAVISDELNHASIIDGIRLCKAERYRYRNGDMSDLEEKLKQAKAEARYALVATDGVFSMDGYVAKLSEICDLAEKYGALVMVDDSHAVGFMGKHGRGTPEHCGVEGRIDIITGTLGKALGGASGGYTTGRREIIDLLRQRSRPYLFSNSVTPSIVAASLKVLDLLQESGELRERLMENTRFFRQQMTALGFSILPGEHPIVPIMIGDAAKATQIADALLQKGVYVIGFSYPVVPQGKARIRVQISAAHTREDLEFAVQCFKEVRASMA
- a CDS encoding cupin domain-containing protein — its product is MASPAKLVELVDYQEGSVVSRTLIDKKSGTVTLFAFDETQGLSEHTAPYDATVCLLEGSAEILISGRPHNVQEGEVIILPANEPHALKALKRFKMLLIMIRS